The Aminivibrio pyruvatiphilus sequence ATTCTCGCGACCCTCATCGTCATCTTTTTCCCGTCCCTTTCTCTTTTCCTGAGGGATCTGGCTTTCAGGTAGCGCCCCGTGCGTGGGGAAGCACAGCCGAAAGGGGGAATCCGCCGGAAAAACCAGGAAAATCAGGCAGTCCGGGCATCGAAATACAAGGAGTTGTTCCCAATCTGAAGGAGGTGCTGGAAGGAATGAACAGGTTTTTGAAAGCGGCGGCAGCGGTGCTCGTGTGTTTCTTCGTCTTCGGGGCTGTCTCCCCGGCCATGGCGGCGAAGCAGGAGTGGAAGTTCGCCATCGAGGAAATCACCGGGAGCGTGCAGGATGAGTTCGCCCAGTTCTTCAAGAAGAAGATCATGGAGCGGATTCCGGATACGGAAATCGAAATTTATCCCGTGGGGGTCCTCGGCGACAGCGAAGACCTGACGGAGCAGACCATGAACGGCGTCCTTCATTTCACCATGGCGTCTCCCGGACACCTGGGAACCTTCATTCCGGTGGTCCGGGTCTTCTCCCTCCCCTTCATCTGGTCCGACAGGATGGAAGTCAACAAGGAGGTCATGAAGAACAGCGTGGCCATCTACAGCCTCCTGGAGAAGGAATACGAAAAGCACAACCTGAAGCTGCTGGGCGTCTTCCCCGAGGGGTGGCAGGTGTGGACCGCCAACAAGCCCCTGAGAACACCCGACGATTTCAGGAATTTCAGGATGCGCATCATGGGCGACCCGCTCCTGGCCGAGATCTACAAATCTTACGGCGCCAACGCGGTCCAGGTGCCCTATCCCGACCTCTATTCCGCCCTGCAGCTGAAGATGGTGGACGGCAACATCCAGCCCTTCTTCGCCCACGAGGAGATGAAGTTCTACGAGCAGCAGGATTACTTCATCGACATCAGGGAGATGCCCTTCGTGGCCACCTTCGTGGTGAGCCTGAAGTGGTTCGAGACCCTTCCGGCGGAGCAGAAGAAGATCATCGAGGAGACGGCCCGGGAGACCATCGATTTCGTCTTCGACATGCAGGACAGGATGAATTCCGAGCGGCTCCAGAAGATGCTGAAGATCAAGCCTTCCCTCCAGGTGATCGTGCCCGCCCCCGAGGAGCGTGAAACCT is a genomic window containing:
- the dctP gene encoding TRAP transporter substrate-binding protein DctP; translated protein: MNRFLKAAAAVLVCFFVFGAVSPAMAAKQEWKFAIEEITGSVQDEFAQFFKKKIMERIPDTEIEIYPVGVLGDSEDLTEQTMNGVLHFTMASPGHLGTFIPVVRVFSLPFIWSDRMEVNKEVMKNSVAIYSLLEKEYEKHNLKLLGVFPEGWQVWTANKPLRTPDDFRNFRMRIMGDPLLAEIYKSYGANAVQVPYPDLYSALQLKMVDGNIQPFFAHEEMKFYEQQDYFIDIREMPFVATFVVSLKWFETLPAEQKKIIEETARETIDFVFDMQDRMNSERLQKMLKIKPSLQVIVPAPEERETFKKLSLPVRDTYVKMAEPYGKDVLETLVKELEEAEKKIAK